A DNA window from uncultured Methanoregula sp. contains the following coding sequences:
- a CDS encoding nuclear transport factor 2 family protein — protein sequence MTKNDDKNQVIEMIRSMNRCWTDSWDEEGFRQYIHPGAVAIVPTTPGRLEGQEAYVAGWKGFSLSATIHAWTETDHRVQIYAGGTCAVVTYLFSITFGMGGQELAMQGRDMFFLVREEGRWLVVADQFSPEPAIP from the coding sequence ATGACAAAAAACGATGATAAAAATCAGGTTATCGAGATGATCCGGTCGATGAACCGCTGCTGGACAGATTCCTGGGACGAGGAAGGATTCCGGCAGTACATCCATCCCGGTGCGGTTGCCATTGTCCCGACAACCCCGGGAAGGCTGGAAGGGCAGGAGGCATATGTTGCAGGCTGGAAAGGGTTTTCCCTGTCTGCAACAATCCACGCGTGGACCGAGACCGATCACCGTGTCCAGATCTATGCCGGGGGAACATGTGCTGTAGTCACGTACCTTTTCAGTATCACCTTCGGTATGGGAGGACAGGAACTGGCCATGCAGGGCCGGGATATGTTCTTCCTTGTCCGCGAGGAGGGCCGGTGGCTGGTTGTCGCCGACCAGTTCTCACCGGAACCGGCCATCCCGTAA
- a CDS encoding RDD family protein, translated as MFCPKCGKETDASGKYCQWCGADIESVPAAPALPPEEEETPEVGMYAGLGRRFVAFIIDIILITIIGSVVIAFLSLANGVKYAYFMATGVPYSTLTEAGTLDAALGPAIAAFGMFLIIVPWVYFAGFESSRSQATPGKVLMHLIVTDLSGNKPTFARTTLRFFGKYLSALIIFIGFLMIGLTKKRQGLHDKIAGSLVLLQD; from the coding sequence ATGTTCTGTCCTAAGTGCGGAAAAGAGACTGATGCCTCCGGGAAATATTGTCAGTGGTGCGGGGCGGATATCGAATCTGTCCCGGCAGCTCCTGCTTTGCCCCCGGAGGAGGAGGAAACTCCCGAAGTCGGCATGTATGCCGGGCTCGGGCGGCGGTTTGTCGCGTTCATTATCGATATAATTCTCATAACGATCATTGGATCTGTCGTGATCGCGTTCTTATCTCTTGCGAACGGGGTAAAATACGCGTATTTCATGGCAACCGGGGTCCCTTACAGTACCCTCACGGAAGCCGGGACGCTCGATGCGGCCCTCGGCCCGGCGATCGCTGCGTTCGGGATGTTCTTAATCATCGTTCCCTGGGTCTACTTTGCAGGATTTGAGTCCTCACGAAGCCAGGCAACCCCGGGAAAAGTGCTCATGCACCTGATCGTCACCGACCTGTCGGGGAATAAACCCACATTCGCACGGACAACCCTCCGGTTCTTCGGAAAATACCTGTCTGCATTAATAATCTTCATCGGTTTCCTGATGATCGGGCTCACCAAGAAGCGCCAGGGTCTTCACGACAAGATCGCAGGCAGCCTGGTCCTCCTCCAGGACTAA
- a CDS encoding ABC transporter permease encodes MLSDIRTIARWEVKKSFSMMKRDVLPLAVVLFVLLVIVTGFAAQSGMHLQDGMYRIGTEDPQIAQLIASDSRFSVYELGVPALLKNRDSFDLIIVSGVVYPQSTEKGKAALKTLERDYAKYVNGVYNREDDLFAAYPLWIDVETVKSELSFLATQSGQYVGAAPSREAPVPEGEVRNIPTPSPTLEFSKEEIRDELVKTNAKNTQISRYTEVLSSSSGNTMGSFKTPSQLSPPLPFDSIILVFVFIFPLYFTSQFFMMSIMNERIERKGEVLLSTPVSKPALLIGKALPYALGMLLICAGLTLYLKAPLLILLPLVPIVFFFLSSALIIGMLARSFKELSFISIFFSTIATSYLFFPSIFANVHVISLISPLTLIVLSLQGTAWTLTDYLYSTSLFWLTGAVLVYIAACNFKEERLFSEKRLLPRIREFLTETISLRHPYVSLFLLTAFSIPFVFMVQLMSLVLFFNLPMPYSLLLLLVFAAFVEELAKAVGLYTLFVSDPGFFSWKNLIIASAVTAAGFLIAEKLLLFVTLAQITESVFGSILFLSLGVLWMPFLLHFTCVLIVGCSLKRWGGRGFVIGLIFATLVHCIYNSYFILGWSR; translated from the coding sequence ATGCTCTCTGATATCCGGACCATCGCGCGATGGGAAGTGAAGAAATCATTTTCTATGATGAAGAGGGATGTCCTTCCCCTGGCGGTCGTGCTCTTCGTTCTTCTCGTCATTGTCACGGGCTTTGCCGCCCAGAGCGGCATGCATCTCCAGGACGGGATGTACCGGATCGGGACGGAGGACCCGCAGATAGCCCAGCTGATTGCAAGCGACTCCCGCTTCTCGGTCTACGAACTCGGGGTTCCGGCCCTTCTCAAAAACCGGGATTCGTTCGATCTCATCATCGTAAGCGGCGTGGTCTATCCGCAATCCACCGAGAAGGGAAAAGCAGCCCTCAAGACCCTTGAGCGGGATTATGCCAAATATGTCAACGGGGTCTACAACCGCGAGGACGACCTCTTTGCTGCCTACCCGCTCTGGATCGATGTTGAGACGGTGAAAAGCGAGCTCAGTTTCCTCGCCACCCAGAGCGGCCAGTATGTGGGTGCGGCCCCGTCCCGGGAGGCCCCGGTGCCCGAAGGGGAAGTCCGGAACATCCCGACCCCCTCCCCGACCCTCGAGTTCTCCAAAGAAGAGATCCGAGATGAACTGGTAAAGACGAATGCCAAGAACACCCAGATCTCCCGGTATACGGAGGTTCTGTCTTCATCGTCCGGCAACACCATGGGATCGTTCAAGACGCCTTCCCAGCTCTCGCCGCCGCTCCCGTTCGACTCGATCATCCTTGTCTTCGTCTTCATCTTCCCGCTCTACTTCACATCTCAGTTCTTCATGATGAGCATCATGAACGAGCGCATCGAGCGCAAAGGAGAGGTCCTGCTCTCGACGCCGGTCAGCAAGCCGGCCCTTCTCATTGGAAAAGCGCTCCCGTACGCTCTCGGGATGCTGCTCATCTGCGCAGGTCTCACCCTCTATCTCAAAGCCCCGCTCCTCATCCTTCTCCCGCTTGTCCCGATCGTCTTCTTCTTCCTCTCAAGTGCCCTCATCATCGGGATGCTTGCCCGCAGTTTCAAGGAACTCTCGTTCATCTCGATCTTCTTCTCAACGATCGCGACTTCGTACCTCTTCTTCCCGAGCATCTTTGCAAACGTGCACGTGATAAGCCTCATCTCGCCCCTGACCCTCATCGTCCTCTCGCTCCAGGGGACGGCCTGGACCCTCACGGATTACCTGTATTCGACCTCCCTCTTCTGGCTGACGGGCGCCGTGCTTGTGTATATCGCGGCCTGCAATTTCAAGGAGGAACGCCTCTTCTCGGAAAAACGGCTCCTGCCCCGGATCCGGGAGTTCCTGACCGAGACCATATCGCTCCGTCACCCGTACGTCTCGCTCTTCCTCTTAACTGCATTCTCCATCCCCTTCGTCTTCATGGTGCAGCTGATGAGCCTTGTCCTCTTCTTCAACCTGCCCATGCCCTACTCGCTCCTCCTCCTTCTCGTATTTGCGGCATTTGTCGAGGAACTGGCAAAAGCGGTCGGACTGTACACGCTCTTTGTTTCCGATCCCGGGTTCTTCTCATGGAAGAACCTCATTATTGCGTCTGCGGTTACCGCAGCCGGGTTCCTCATTGCCGAGAAGCTGCTCCTCTTTGTCACGCTTGCCCAGATCACCGAGTCGGTCTTCGGGAGCATCCTCTTCCTCTCGCTCGGCGTGCTCTGGATGCCGTTCCTCCTCCACTTCACGTGCGTGCTCATTGTCGGCTGTTCGCTCAAACGCTGGGGCGGGAGAGGTTTTGTTATCGGTCTCATCTTTGCAACGCTCGTCCACTGCATCTATAACAGCTACTTTATTCTGGGGTGGTCCCGATGA
- a CDS encoding PKD domain-containing protein, which produces MPLNGVDITLVSRIKGATLSPESGKTDESGRFESVMFANNVENPMITIAGAATTSKNFTDSESFRVDIPLQIPAWENEKPVAVVSAAPVVSGNRPYQVAFSAANSSDPDGMIVTYDWEFGDGEKGSGVRIVHAYPHSGAFIATVTVMDHRGGHSDPASVVVQVPEKTLQQSIPGNPLILTVMTGIGIATVATIVLLNRKRGR; this is translated from the coding sequence GTGCCTCTTAATGGAGTTGACATAACCCTCGTGAGCAGGATAAAGGGGGCGACCCTGTCACCGGAATCCGGAAAGACTGACGAATCCGGACGGTTCGAATCGGTCATGTTTGCAAACAATGTGGAAAATCCCATGATAACTATAGCCGGAGCAGCGACAACTTCGAAAAATTTTACGGACAGCGAGTCTTTCAGGGTCGATATCCCGCTGCAGATACCTGCTTGGGAAAATGAGAAACCTGTTGCTGTCGTGTCCGCTGCACCTGTAGTCAGCGGGAACCGTCCCTATCAGGTTGCATTCTCTGCTGCAAACTCATCCGATCCGGATGGAATGATCGTTACGTACGACTGGGAGTTTGGTGACGGGGAAAAGGGCTCCGGTGTCAGGATCGTGCACGCCTATCCGCATTCTGGGGCTTTCATCGCAACCGTCACGGTGATGGATCACCGCGGGGGCCATTCGGATCCTGCATCCGTTGTTGTGCAGGTGCCTGAGAAAACCCTGCAGCAATCCATTCCTGGCAATCCCCTGATCCTGACCGTCATGACAGGGATCGGAATTGCCACCGTAGCAACCATAGTCCTGCTCAACAGAAAACGCGGGAGATAA
- a CDS encoding NAD(P)H-dependent oxidoreductase has product MQISVILAHPRAGSFNHAIADVAACTLRESGHRVTVHDLYREEFDPILPHPEIARGASLPLKIAEHCREIASADGIVIIHPDWWGMPPAILKGWIDRVLRPGVAYRFAETDAGEGVPEGLLNAKAALVFNTSNTPHERELQAFGDPLERLWKDCIFAFCGVQVFHRRMFGIIVTSTDAQRRAWLREVQELVLVNFPEDRT; this is encoded by the coding sequence ATGCAGATCTCCGTTATCCTGGCCCATCCCCGAGCAGGCAGTTTCAATCATGCAATAGCGGACGTGGCTGCCTGCACGCTCCGCGAATCCGGGCACCGGGTCACCGTTCATGATCTGTACCGAGAAGAGTTCGATCCCATACTCCCGCACCCGGAGATCGCCCGCGGTGCCAGTCTTCCCCTAAAAATAGCTGAGCACTGCCGGGAGATCGCATCCGCGGATGGCATTGTTATCATCCATCCCGACTGGTGGGGAATGCCTCCCGCAATCCTGAAAGGATGGATCGACCGGGTCCTGCGCCCGGGAGTGGCCTACCGGTTTGCCGAGACCGATGCCGGCGAGGGCGTGCCCGAAGGACTCCTCAATGCAAAGGCCGCACTGGTCTTCAATACATCCAATACCCCTCATGAACGGGAGCTGCAGGCCTTCGGGGATCCCCTCGAGCGGCTCTGGAAGGACTGCATCTTTGCATTCTGCGGCGTTCAGGTCTTCCATCGGAGGATGTTTGGCATCATCGTCACCAGTACTGATGCGCAGCGAAGGGCCTGGCTCAGAGAGGTGCAGGAACTGGTCCTCGTGAATTTCCCGGAAGACCGGACCTGA
- a CDS encoding ABC transporter permease, which translates to MKPRHLGIIAKKEFSGLFSERTILLAVLLQLFIALFSSFLMVGLTSMYDPSSLSKYSRFQYSVGYAGNSSPVLGYLRDSPDFRVYRMNLSDGVEALRERKLAAVVYVPDTAPDADEPVKITLYTLQNDLQSAIVDVKLKEIFLKYEKDLREIRAGRLNDKPLPVQIPKTVGGGDFYEFVYGLLIPLLVFMPAIIASALVIDLITEEYQHETLETLVSTPVTFSEMVWGKVLACEILVPIQAGAWLLLLMINGIMIQDAGLILLHVTVASLVLILLGALVALHYRERTAAQFVFSTALVVVILFVLALPANPLNLLTRLAVGSAGTEQWILLGITMLVVVLLGYVLERYARRVSRRDSSD; encoded by the coding sequence ATGAAGCCGCGCCATCTCGGGATAATTGCAAAAAAGGAGTTCTCCGGCCTCTTCAGTGAGCGGACGATCCTGCTCGCCGTCCTGTTGCAGCTCTTCATCGCGCTGTTCTCGTCGTTCCTCATGGTCGGTCTCACTTCGATGTATGACCCGTCCTCGCTCTCGAAGTATTCCCGGTTCCAGTATAGCGTGGGCTATGCCGGGAACAGTTCGCCGGTGCTCGGGTACCTCCGGGACAGCCCCGATTTCCGGGTGTACCGCATGAATCTCTCGGACGGCGTGGAAGCCCTCAGGGAGCGGAAGCTTGCCGCGGTTGTCTATGTTCCGGATACCGCCCCGGATGCGGATGAGCCGGTCAAGATCACGCTTTATACGCTCCAGAACGATCTCCAGAGCGCGATCGTTGACGTCAAGCTCAAAGAGATATTCCTCAAGTATGAAAAAGATCTCCGGGAGATCCGGGCCGGGCGCCTGAATGACAAACCATTGCCCGTCCAGATCCCGAAGACCGTGGGTGGCGGGGACTTTTACGAATTCGTGTACGGACTCCTCATCCCGCTCCTGGTGTTCATGCCGGCGATCATCGCCTCGGCGCTGGTCATCGACCTGATAACCGAGGAATACCAGCACGAGACCCTGGAGACCCTGGTCTCGACTCCGGTAACCTTCTCAGAAATGGTCTGGGGCAAGGTGCTGGCCTGCGAGATTCTCGTCCCGATCCAGGCCGGGGCCTGGCTCCTGCTCCTGATGATCAACGGTATCATGATCCAGGATGCCGGTCTGATCCTGCTCCACGTGACGGTAGCCTCGCTCGTCCTGATCCTGCTCGGGGCCCTGGTTGCCCTTCACTACCGGGAGCGCACCGCGGCTCAGTTCGTCTTCTCGACTGCCCTGGTTGTCGTGATCCTCTTTGTCCTTGCCCTGCCGGCAAACCCGCTCAACCTCCTGACCCGGCTCGCAGTCGGGAGTGCGGGAACAGAACAATGGATCCTGCTGGGGATAACGATGCTCGTCGTTGTCCTGCTCGGGTATGTCCTGGAGCGTTATGCCAGAAGGGTGAGCCGGCGTGACTCATCGGATTAA
- the infB gene encoding translation initiation factor IF-2, giving the protein MAENPKIRTPIVCVMGHVDHGKTSLLDRIRGSSVVSSEVGAITQHIGATIVPIDAIRTMSGTVGKSSINIPGLLFIDTPGHHAFTTLRARGGALADMAILVVDINQGFQPQTIEALQILRNCRTPFVIAATKIDRIHGWRVNENETFLSSFAKQNERVKGDVENKTYEIVGKLSELEFSADRFDRVSDFQRNLAIVPVSAHTGEGIADLLLVMIGLAQRYMSDALKLAVEGPGAGTVLEVKEERGLGTTLDVILYDGTLGLGDEIAVATQDSIVVTKVRSLLQPRPMKEILIEDRFERVKSVAAAAGVKVTAPNLEKVIAGSPFFVIRGNRDEIEARIKKEMTEIHVNLAEEGIVIKADTIGALEALCKELEGKEIGVMRAQVGPVSRHDLIETETIKNSQFRVLLSFNTQLLPDAAEMIKNPLYTQVKVFEGQVIYQLIDQYLEWRDEQKRLQEKQRFEHVVMPAKIRLLPDCVFRQSNPAVVGVRVLGGKLRSDVNLIHMDGKKVGHLKTMQLRQETIREADSGLEVAISIEGATVGRQVSVGDDLFVDVPERHVKVLEKEMIKTLNSTTQEVLAEYTAMRRKSEPFWGK; this is encoded by the coding sequence ATGGCGGAAAATCCGAAGATCAGGACGCCGATCGTCTGTGTAATGGGACATGTGGATCACGGGAAGACCTCGCTCCTGGATCGTATCCGTGGATCATCGGTAGTGAGTTCCGAAGTGGGTGCCATCACCCAGCATATCGGCGCCACTATCGTTCCCATCGATGCCATCCGGACCATGAGCGGGACCGTGGGAAAATCGTCCATCAATATTCCCGGCCTGCTCTTTATCGATACTCCGGGACATCACGCTTTCACCACGCTCAGGGCGCGGGGCGGGGCGCTTGCGGATATGGCAATCCTTGTTGTCGATATCAACCAGGGATTCCAGCCCCAGACTATCGAGGCGCTCCAGATCCTGCGGAACTGCCGTACGCCTTTTGTCATTGCGGCAACCAAGATCGATCGGATCCATGGCTGGAGGGTGAACGAGAATGAGACATTCCTCTCATCGTTTGCCAAACAGAACGAACGGGTGAAAGGCGATGTCGAGAACAAGACCTACGAGATCGTAGGCAAACTTTCTGAACTCGAGTTCTCAGCAGACCGGTTTGACCGGGTCTCGGATTTCCAGCGCAATCTCGCTATTGTCCCGGTCAGCGCCCACACCGGCGAGGGAATTGCGGATCTGCTCCTTGTCATGATCGGCCTTGCCCAGCGGTACATGAGCGATGCGCTCAAGCTTGCGGTCGAGGGGCCGGGGGCCGGCACCGTTCTTGAGGTCAAGGAGGAACGGGGCCTCGGGACAACGCTCGATGTTATCCTGTATGACGGGACACTGGGACTCGGCGACGAGATTGCCGTGGCCACGCAGGACAGCATCGTTGTCACGAAAGTCCGGTCGCTCCTGCAGCCCCGCCCGATGAAGGAGATCCTCATCGAAGACCGGTTCGAGCGGGTCAAGTCCGTTGCTGCAGCAGCAGGAGTCAAGGTCACGGCCCCCAATCTTGAAAAAGTCATTGCCGGGTCGCCGTTCTTCGTCATCCGCGGCAACCGGGATGAGATAGAGGCCAGGATCAAGAAAGAGATGACCGAGATCCATGTGAATCTCGCCGAAGAGGGTATCGTCATCAAGGCCGATACCATCGGGGCCCTTGAAGCCCTCTGCAAGGAACTGGAAGGCAAAGAGATCGGCGTTATGCGGGCGCAGGTAGGGCCGGTCAGCCGGCATGATCTCATCGAGACCGAGACCATCAAGAATTCCCAGTTCCGCGTTCTTCTCTCCTTCAATACACAACTTCTTCCCGATGCAGCGGAGATGATAAAAAACCCGCTCTACACCCAGGTAAAGGTTTTCGAGGGCCAGGTTATCTACCAGCTCATCGACCAGTATCTCGAATGGCGGGATGAGCAGAAGCGGCTGCAGGAGAAGCAGCGCTTTGAACACGTGGTCATGCCGGCCAAGATCCGGCTCCTGCCGGATTGTGTCTTCCGCCAGAGCAACCCGGCCGTTGTCGGCGTGCGGGTACTGGGCGGGAAACTGCGCAGTGACGTGAACCTTATCCACATGGATGGCAAAAAAGTCGGGCATCTCAAGACCATGCAGCTCCGGCAGGAGACCATCCGCGAGGCTGATTCCGGCCTTGAAGTGGCGATATCCATCGAAGGCGCAACGGTTGGCCGGCAGGTGAGCGTTGGCGACGACCTGTTTGTCGATGTTCCCGAACGGCATGTCAAAGTCCTTGAGAAAGAGATGATAAAGACCCTCAACAGCACGACCCAGGAGGTTCTTGCGGAGTATACCGCAATGCGCCGCAAGTCCGAACCCTTCTGGGGAAAATGA
- a CDS encoding ABC transporter ATP-binding protein: MITARNLTKNYDGFLALDNVSFEFEDGEIFGIIGHNGAGKTTLLKIVSGLVTPTSGELVVNGIDVVKDPTALKERLGYLPEESRLYETMTAENYLAFFGEIYGLSPQEIRIRTSQLFAALSLEPDGKKIGEFSKGMKRKVAIARSLIHDPAFLVYDEATSGLDPMTSRFIADYLRRLKSEKKTIVLSAHNLYQVEAICDKVMILRRGQVVAFGSMKELREQFGSITYTIFFSVPDPVRLIGHSKTYRQEEGFYVCDAESMGELNECTGLIGEAEGNVERIESRYPSLEEMLLKIGK, translated from the coding sequence ATGATCACTGCCCGCAACCTCACCAAGAATTACGACGGCTTTCTGGCACTCGACAACGTCAGTTTCGAATTCGAGGACGGGGAGATCTTCGGCATCATCGGCCACAATGGGGCGGGAAAGACCACGCTCCTCAAGATCGTCTCGGGACTGGTCACCCCTACCTCAGGAGAGCTCGTTGTCAATGGCATTGACGTGGTAAAGGACCCTACAGCCCTCAAGGAGCGGCTCGGGTACCTCCCGGAGGAGTCCCGGCTCTACGAGACGATGACCGCCGAGAATTACCTCGCGTTCTTTGGAGAGATTTACGGCCTCTCGCCGCAGGAGATCCGTATCCGTACAAGCCAGCTCTTCGCAGCGCTCTCGCTGGAGCCGGATGGCAAGAAGATCGGGGAGTTTTCCAAGGGAATGAAGCGCAAAGTCGCGATCGCCCGGTCGCTCATCCACGACCCCGCGTTCCTTGTGTATGACGAGGCCACAAGCGGCCTCGATCCCATGACTTCGCGGTTCATCGCCGATTACCTCCGCCGGCTCAAGTCCGAGAAGAAGACGATCGTCCTCTCGGCCCACAACCTCTACCAGGTTGAGGCTATCTGCGACAAGGTGATGATCCTGCGGCGTGGGCAGGTTGTCGCGTTCGGATCCATGAAAGAACTTCGGGAGCAGTTCGGATCGATCACGTACACCATCTTCTTCTCGGTTCCCGATCCTGTACGCCTGATCGGCCACTCCAAGACGTACCGCCAGGAGGAGGGGTTCTATGTCTGCGATGCCGAAAGCATGGGAGAACTCAACGAATGTACCGGCCTCATCGGGGAAGCAGAGGGAAACGTGGAGAGGATAGAGTCCCGGTATCCTTCCCTGGAAGAGATGCTGCTCAAGATCGGAAAATAG
- a CDS encoding 30S ribosomal protein S6e produces MVEFKFVVSDPKTGRAYNVDASGGAAGSIVGKRIGDEIDAGSLGLAGYKIKITGASDRTGTTAKQSLPGAGRKKLLLAGGVGFHPTMDGERRRKTIRANEITQDFVQINARVTAYGEKSLDELFPKVEGEKKEKVPTARVGKR; encoded by the coding sequence ATGGTTGAGTTTAAATTCGTTGTATCAGACCCCAAGACCGGTCGTGCCTACAATGTTGACGCCAGCGGCGGGGCAGCAGGTTCGATTGTTGGGAAACGTATCGGTGACGAGATAGACGCGGGATCCCTCGGGCTTGCCGGATACAAGATCAAGATCACCGGAGCATCCGACCGGACCGGGACTACTGCAAAGCAGAGCCTCCCGGGTGCAGGCCGCAAGAAACTCCTTCTTGCAGGCGGCGTAGGGTTCCACCCCACCATGGACGGGGAGCGCAGGAGAAAGACCATCCGGGCAAACGAGATCACCCAGGACTTCGTCCAGATCAATGCCCGGGTCACTGCATACGGGGAGAAGTCGCTTGACGAGCTCTTCCCGAAAGTTGAGGGCGAGAAGAAAGAGAAAGTGCCGACTGCAAGGGTCGGTAAACGGTAA
- a CDS encoding SemiSWEET transporter: protein MDTIVIVGYIAGILTTISFIPQVARAWRLKETRDLSLAMLVLFAFGVLLWALYGFWVSSLPIIAANTITFILILVLLWLKIRYR, encoded by the coding sequence ATGGATACGATAGTTATTGTCGGTTATATTGCCGGCATTCTCACCACGATCTCGTTCATCCCGCAGGTTGCCCGGGCCTGGAGACTCAAAGAGACCCGGGACCTCTCGCTTGCAATGCTCGTCCTCTTTGCTTTCGGGGTCCTGCTCTGGGCCCTCTACGGGTTCTGGGTCAGCTCGCTCCCGATCATTGCAGCAAACACCATCACGTTCATCCTCATCCTCGTGCTCCTCTGGCTGAAGATCCGGTATCGGTAA
- a CDS encoding methyltransferase domain-containing protein → MTHHKYVHGYSARESERLSDQAQTLTDLLHHDTHYPAGSRVLEAGCGIGAQTVILAKNSPKAQITSIDISEDSLRLAEDNVRKEGITNVTFRQGDIFHLPFEPASFDHIFVCFVLEHLAEPVRALEHLRPLLKEGGTLTVIEGDHGSTFFHPENEDARRAVDCLVELQRQIGGNALIGRQLYPLVTGAGYTDVQISPRMVYVDASRPGLVEGFTKLTFTAMVEGVADEVRQKALMSPGAWERGIAALYRTAEPDGVFCYTFFKATARK, encoded by the coding sequence ATGACGCATCACAAATATGTCCACGGATACTCTGCCCGCGAGTCAGAGCGGCTCTCGGACCAGGCCCAGACGCTGACGGATCTTCTCCACCATGATACCCACTACCCGGCCGGCTCCCGGGTTCTCGAAGCCGGTTGCGGGATCGGGGCCCAGACCGTGATCCTGGCAAAGAACAGCCCGAAAGCGCAGATCACGTCAATCGATATCTCCGAAGATTCGCTCCGTCTGGCAGAAGACAATGTCCGAAAGGAGGGGATAACCAACGTCACGTTCCGGCAGGGAGATATCTTCCATCTCCCGTTTGAACCGGCCAGCTTCGATCATATCTTTGTCTGTTTTGTACTGGAGCATCTCGCAGAACCGGTTCGGGCGCTGGAACACCTGCGTCCGCTCCTCAAAGAAGGCGGAACGCTCACCGTTATCGAGGGTGACCATGGCTCAACGTTTTTCCATCCCGAGAACGAGGATGCCCGGCGGGCCGTCGACTGCCTGGTAGAGCTCCAGCGGCAGATCGGGGGAAACGCCCTGATCGGCAGGCAGCTCTACCCACTGGTTACCGGTGCGGGATATACGGACGTGCAAATCTCGCCACGGATGGTTTATGTCGATGCCTCCCGCCCGGGACTTGTCGAAGGGTTCACGAAACTCACCTTCACGGCCATGGTCGAAGGAGTTGCAGACGAGGTCAGGCAAAAGGCACTCATGAGCCCCGGGGCATGGGAACGGGGAATTGCGGCGCTCTACCGGACTGCTGAACCGGATGGCGTCTTCTGTTATACCTTCTTCAAGGCAACCGCCCGGAAATAG